CCCCGGTCGGGTACGCCGTACCCCTTCAGATACTTGACCACTTCGGCGTGAATGATCGCTTGGGCGTCATAAGTGAATTGCGAAACGGGACCATTCCAGATGTACGATTCGAACCCGCGCGCATTCGGATCACTGTAAGTGTTGTGATGCAGCGACAGGAAGTAGTCCGCTCCCTGACTGTTCGCCCAGTTGGTTCGTTCGTCCAAGCTTTTGTACACGTCGCTCGCACGGGTCATGGTCACCGCGCACTGATACGGCTCCAGCTTCACATTCAACATTTGTCCGATTTTCAACGTCAGGTTTTTCTCATACAAACCGTTCCCCACCGCTCCCGAATCTACACCGCCATGTCCTGGGTCCACCGCAATCAGTTTCATTCTTGTATGCCTCCTTCACGGGGGATCAACCCCGGAAGTATTTACTTTTCATAATTATATCATAATAAAAAATAGTCAGCGCCGTAACGGCGCTGAAACGATGCTCAACGGCCATTTACACGGGTTTGCCAAGGGTTCAGCTCGCCCTTCAAGAACTGAGAACGATCCGTTTCATTTTGACCGTCCACTCGGTATGCTCAGATCCGATTTTTAAATAATACCGTCCCGTTATGTTCAGTTTGACCGTGGCAATGTGATAACCCCAACCCGTTTCATCAGGGTCAAAGGGAACCGTCACCACATCATTCCCCGATTCGTCCACCAAAGAAAGATGAAAGCGGTACGGCCAAACGGTTTGCCCGCACGGTTTTGTCGTCCACATGATCGTGTATTCTCCGTTCCCCAACCACATCGGTCTGGTCTGATAGTATCCGTGTTTTCCTGTCCATATCATGCACATTTCTCCTTCGCTTTCCATTCGTGCGCTCATCCCGGCAGGAATCCCTGACATAAAATTTCATTTTTCTTGTATGATTTTCTGTTCTATAGATACATTCGAAAGATATCTGAATTTTATGGTCGCATGGCTGTCACTTTCTTGTTTCATCCTCCATTTGTTATAGTGGTGACAAGAACAAAAAACGGAGTGGGATGGATCATGGACATTCAAATCAGTCCTGCGGCCGTTGCACGATTGAAGGCGATTTTATCACAGGAGGAAGACGGAGAACGTCTGGCTGTTCGCGTGGTACCGCTGACATCGGGATGCGGATCTCCATCCTTTGCCATCGAATTGACCGAAGCTCGCCCCGGTTACCTCACTGTGGAAAAAGAGGGCATTCTGTTTGCCTTCCTCCGTATGAAAAGGAATGGATGGACGGCATTCACATTGATCTCAACAGGGAAAACGGCAAATTCTCGATCACGCATTCCAAGCCGCCGGGCGGATGGGGTTGCAGTCTCGGGTCGGTTCGGTGAGTGAAGGCGCTGCAGGGGGAAGAGAAAATCACACACGGATGGTGAAAAGCGCAAGCCGTCGCATCGTCAAGTCACTTTCTATTCAGGCGGAGGCCGGCAGGAGTCGGTTATCCGCGGAGAACAATGACAGCAGCAGCGATATGGAGGAGAGGAATGCAGCTGAAAATCGCAGGATTGTTGGGAATGGTATTGTTTGGCATCGCTGGTTTGTCCGTGCTGCTCTACTGGTGGCCGTCCGTTTCCCGATACGATGCAGCCCCTGTGCCTGCAGAACAGAAACAGGCCGCTCTCGTGTTGGGAGCGGCCTTGTGGAATGATCGTCCCAGTCCGGCATTGTTGGAGCGTTTGGAAATGGCCGTAAAATTGTATGAACAGAAAAAAGTCCGCTATCTTGTGTTGTCCGGTGGGCCGGAGGGAAACGGCGTGACAGAAGCGCAAGCGATGAAGGATTATCTCATCTCCCGCGGTGTGCCGGCAGCGTCGCTGATATTGGAAGACCGATCGCGCAATACCAAAGAAAATCTTCGTTTTTCCAAACGGATCTTGGATGAGCATCATTGGGATGATGTGTATTTGGTGACGCATGACTACCATCAATACCGCGCTTTGCAATATGCCGCACGCGCCGGTATTCGCGCCGTTCCCGCGCCGGTTCATTCACAAGTGTTGTGGATGCCGTACCACAAAGCACGTGAATGTTTGGCGCTAGTCAAATTGACCTTGTTCAGCCGGTGACCCGCTGGGCCAATCGTCACCGGGACCGTGAATGACGATCCGCTCACCCCGGTGATCAAACTCAATGTTTTCCTGCAAAGGCAAAAACGAAGCATACACCGTTCCATGCAACCGGTTGGTCAGGCCCGCCAGCCGGTTTTCTATCTGAAGCAGGCGTTGTTTGACGGACATCCAATCGTCACGACCCTCCCCCTTGGACAAGTTGTGAAGGGCGTTGCGAACGCGTTCAGTCTGTTCCGATACCCGCAGCAGCAATGGCGCCCAATCGTACTTGTCCGACATGGGTTGAAAGCCTGTCAAACGTTGGTTGATGGGAGCTGCTTCCACCTGATCCCAACTCGTGGGATTCCAGCCATCCTGGCTCAAGGAAGTGAGCCGGTTTTCCAGTTCCATCACGGATTGCGCCCATTCTCTCATAGCGTTCCACAAGGCTTGCCGTTCCTTGGCCTTGTCGTGTCCCGACGATATCTCCTGCATGAGTTGTTCCATCTCCCGCCGTATATCCGCCAAAGCATGCAACCATCCTGAGCCAGGCAACATTTGCGGCACCTCCCACCGTCCTTTCCCTTATCATGTGAGAAACCGACACCCGTTTATTCGTCTTTTCCTTCGTCTTCGTGGGCGATTTTTTTTCGATACAGGTATCCTTCCCAGGGATGGTGCCAATGTGTGATCGATTCTTCCCCCACCTGCCAGCAGAGCAGCACTTCCCGGCCGTCGACGATCGAGGGGAAGTCGACCAGTCCCATTTCGATATCCTTGAGCTGCGCTCCCGTTCCATTGATCCAGTCGATCAAACCCCGAGCCTGTATATTGAGAAACTCCAATTCCGCTTCCCGCTCGAAAAACGGATCCTCTCCCATTTGTCCCCCATTTCCCCGA
The Polycladomyces zharkentensis DNA segment above includes these coding regions:
- a CDS encoding N-acetylmuramoyl-L-alanine amidase family protein, with protein sequence MKLIAVDPGHGGVDSGAVGNGLYEKNLTLKIGQMLNVKLEPYQCAVTMTRASDVYKSLDERTNWANSQGADYFLSLHHNTYSDPNARGFESYIWNGPVSQFTYDAQAIIHAEVVKYLKGYGVPDRGKKRADFHVLRETNMSAVLLENLFVSSAKDAALLKSDSFLDGLADAITYGLVRCLGLQSDTASLSQEKTFPDAPVTDTSGEEEETT
- a CDS encoding YdcF family protein → MQLKIAGLLGMVLFGIAGLSVLLYWWPSVSRYDAAPVPAEQKQAALVLGAALWNDRPSPALLERLEMAVKLYEQKKVRYLVLSGGPEGNGVTEAQAMKDYLISRGVPAASLILEDRSRNTKENLRFSKRILDEHHWDDVYLVTHDYHQYRALQYAARAGIRAVPAPVHSQVLWMPYHKARECLALVKLTLFSR
- a CDS encoding DUF2203 domain-containing protein yields the protein MSKRYFTLEEANRLLPVIRKDVLQLQRLKREFDTKYRELQMLKAGRGNGGQMGEDPFFEREAELEFLNIQARGLIDWINGTGAQLKDIEMGLVDFPSIVDGREVLLCWQVGEESITHWHHPWEGYLYRKKIAHEDEGKDE